The nucleotide sequence AGCTACTTGATTGAGGCGCTGAGGGGCTGGGGTCTAAAaggtttcaggacaccggccctggAGGATCTGCGTTTCAGGCCGCTGTTATAGAGGAAGCGGCAGCCCGTGTCTCAGTCGGGCCGCCTTCAGTTTCTCCACTTTGATTTTGGCTCTCAGAAGCTCCTCCTCCAGTTCCTGCTTCCTCTTCAGACCCtctctcttctcctccaggtaCAGGGCCACCTTCCTGTGATTGGCCAAGACCAACTCGTGCTCCTCCTTGGCCAGGTGCAGAGGACGAAACCGGTGCGTCTCGTGGCGCGGGTAGACGTCGTTCGGGTAGAAGTCGTGGCTCAAGGGCAGCGGCGAGGCGGAGAGGGCGACGTTAACGGAGGAAGAGGTGGGAGACAAGGACGCCTCGTAATTGTGGGTGCTGGCCAAGTCCTGGTCCCCCTCCTGCTCCTCAAATCCGTCCAGCGCTGGACCCGCGTGCGAGACGACGGCGGGGAGGTCCGGCGGTGGTTTgacgtcctcctctgggtccagCTGGACCACCTCGTGCGTAACGCTCGGCGCGGGCGCTGAATAATCCTGGAGTCCAGTCAGAGAGGAGCTGCTGCCCGGGTGCTGGATGGGGGAGGTGTGCTTGTTGTATATCAACCTGCAAAGAGATGCAAATGagcattaaatgtaaaaaaaaacaactaattatGACATGTTTTTCATTTAGGTTCGATGTTTATTTCTTGAATGTAAATCTGAGACGGTCCTGAAAGGTGCTCCTTATTTGTGTTGTTGGTTAATAAATCTATCAATAAATATCtgtataacaataataaaacataagaaTTAAACTATTagaaaaaagtcataaactAAAAGTAGACAACATCCATGGGGGTTTGTGTGTTCTTAATGACTATTACaagtaataaaaatgtgacCTCAGACTAGAAATGTttcagtgtttgttgtttttcaataaTGTTTAGCAAGTTATGTCATTTCCTCTCATTTATGTTGCTTAGGATTGTGATAATTAAGTGGTtaaatgcaacaacaaaaaaatggaagaaaagcgCTGGTGTCAGGTCTATATTAGTCACGTCACAGTTGTGAGTAATATATATAATCCATAATTATTATTCATAATTCAGTGTTTCTGCAGATTCTGAAAGCtcagacatatttttttgcttcattaGCGAGTTTCACGTCTTGCGAATGAAAGCATTAAATTAGTAAATTattgaattggattgaattaaaattgaattaaaaagggAATCTAATTAATGTTACTGTTTCAAAGTTGTACTAAGCTTCTGTGATGGATGGGAGGATAAACGTGTGTGAAAGCCCTCAGGTGTGCGTTTTGCCCGTACCTGCGCAGTGCCTGGTCCTTTTCGTGGATGGGCACATGGTGAAACAAGTGAGGGATCATCTCCATAATCCTCCTGGTCGGCTCAGAGATGCTGCCTCTGTACTCGGGCTGGGCGTGTCTCCGCTGCATCACTTCCTGCTTGGCCGACTCCTTCAGCCTCTTGTACAGAGTCCTGAGGCCCTGGGCGGTGCGGTGGGGTCGGTCCCCTCCCAGGCCGTTGTACTGCTCCGCCACGTTGTCCCAGCACTTGTTCTTGTCCACGATGACCGCGTG is from Fundulus heteroclitus isolate FHET01 chromosome 3, MU-UCD_Fhet_4.1, whole genome shotgun sequence and encodes:
- the LOC105915272 gene encoding fibrinogen silencer-binding protein; amino-acid sequence: MASNSVFMSSMVGKARSSNFTLSEKLDLLKLVRPHIRILEEHTNKHAVIVDKNKCWDNVAEQYNGLGGDRPHRTAQGLRTLYKRLKESAKQEVMQRRHAQPEYRGSISEPTRRIMEMIPHLFHHVPIHEKDQALRRLIYNKHTSPIQHPGSSSSLTGLQDYSAPAPSVTHEVVQLDPEEDVKPPPDLPAVVSHAGPALDGFEEQEGDQDLASTHNYEASLSPTSSSVNVALSASPLPLSHDFYPNDVYPRHETHRFRPLHLAKEEHELVLANHRKVALYLEEKREGLKRKQELEEELLRAKIKVEKLKAARLRHGLPLPL